In one Sphingomonas sp. AP4-R1 genomic region, the following are encoded:
- the tkt gene encoding transketolase, whose protein sequence is MTDQSADFSRLHEDGSPERLAIDTIRTLSMDAVQKANSGHPGTPMALAPVAYTLWRDFLRYDPAKPDWPNRDRFVLSVGHASMLLYSVLHLAKVIEIDADGVPTGNPAVSLADIEQFRQLDSKTPGHPEYRMTTGVETTTGPLGQGCGNSVGMAIAERALAARFNRDGHTLFDHDVYALCGDGDMMEGVSGEAASVAGHLKLSNLCWIYDSNHISIEGDTQIAFTEDVGRRFEAYGWNVIHVDDANDTAAFAQALAAFKATDDRPTFIVVHSVIGWGSPRAGSEKAHGEALGEENVAKTKEAYGWPVDKSFYVPEGVSEAFSDAIAGRGQPLRESWEEAFGRYAEAFPAEAAEFQLMRQGKLPQGWDEALPTFEADAKGIASRDAGGKVLNAISPKLPMLLGGAADLSPSTKTDIKGAPSFEPNDYGGRNMHFGVREHAMGSIANGMALSYLRSYTATFLVFADYMRAPIRLAAIMEVPTVFVFTHDSIGVGEDGPTHQPIEHLATLRAIPGLDTIRPGDANETAVAWKVALTHTHEPTALILSRQAIPTLDRSTYASADGVEKGGYVLGDSEGTPELILIATGSELPLAVQAHEKLTAEGVKSRVVSLPSWYLFEKQDKAYRDSVLPPDVTARLAIEQAGSFGWDRYVGTKGETITMSTFGASAPLAKLQEKFGFTLDNVCKVARGLIG, encoded by the coding sequence ATGACCGATCAGAGCGCAGATTTCTCCCGTCTCCATGAGGACGGGTCTCCCGAACGGCTGGCCATCGATACGATCCGGACCTTGTCGATGGATGCCGTGCAGAAGGCCAATTCGGGCCATCCCGGCACGCCGATGGCGCTGGCGCCGGTGGCCTATACGCTGTGGCGGGATTTCCTGCGCTACGATCCGGCCAAGCCCGACTGGCCCAATCGCGACCGCTTCGTGCTGTCGGTGGGCCATGCCTCGATGCTGCTCTATTCGGTGCTGCATCTGGCCAAGGTGATCGAGATCGACGCGGACGGCGTGCCGACCGGCAATCCCGCCGTCAGCCTCGCCGACATCGAGCAGTTCCGCCAGCTCGATTCCAAGACGCCGGGCCACCCCGAATATCGGATGACGACGGGCGTGGAGACGACCACCGGCCCGCTCGGCCAGGGCTGCGGCAATTCGGTGGGGATGGCGATCGCGGAGCGGGCGCTGGCCGCACGCTTCAACCGCGACGGGCACACTTTGTTCGATCATGACGTCTATGCGCTGTGCGGCGACGGCGACATGATGGAAGGCGTCTCCGGCGAGGCGGCGTCGGTGGCGGGGCACCTGAAGCTTTCGAACCTCTGCTGGATCTACGACAGCAACCACATCTCGATCGAGGGCGACACGCAGATCGCCTTTACCGAGGATGTCGGCCGCCGCTTCGAGGCTTATGGCTGGAACGTCATCCATGTGGACGACGCCAACGACACCGCCGCCTTCGCGCAGGCGCTGGCCGCGTTCAAGGCGACCGACGACCGGCCGACCTTCATCGTCGTCCATTCGGTGATCGGCTGGGGCAGCCCGCGCGCCGGCAGCGAGAAGGCGCATGGCGAGGCGCTGGGCGAGGAGAATGTCGCCAAGACCAAGGAAGCCTATGGCTGGCCGGTCGACAAGAGCTTCTATGTGCCGGAGGGCGTCTCCGAAGCGTTCAGCGACGCGATCGCCGGGCGCGGACAGCCGCTGCGCGAAAGCTGGGAAGAGGCGTTCGGCCGCTATGCCGAGGCGTTTCCGGCCGAGGCCGCCGAATTTCAGTTGATGCGGCAGGGCAAGCTGCCGCAGGGCTGGGACGAGGCCCTGCCGACGTTCGAGGCAGACGCCAAGGGCATCGCCTCGCGCGATGCGGGCGGCAAGGTGCTGAACGCAATTTCGCCCAAGCTGCCGATGCTGCTCGGCGGCGCGGCCGATCTGTCGCCCTCCACCAAGACCGACATCAAGGGCGCGCCCTCGTTCGAGCCGAACGATTATGGCGGCCGCAACATGCATTTCGGCGTGCGCGAACATGCGATGGGATCGATCGCGAACGGCATGGCGCTGTCCTATCTGCGCTCCTACACGGCGACGTTCCTGGTGTTCGCGGACTATATGCGCGCGCCGATCCGGCTCGCCGCGATCATGGAAGTGCCGACCGTGTTCGTGTTCACGCACGACAGCATCGGCGTGGGCGAGGACGGGCCGACCCACCAGCCGATCGAGCATCTCGCCACGCTGCGCGCCATTCCGGGACTCGACACGATCCGGCCGGGCGATGCGAACGAGACGGCGGTGGCATGGAAGGTCGCGCTGACGCACACGCACGAGCCGACCGCGCTCATCCTCTCGCGTCAGGCGATCCCGACGCTCGACCGTAGCACCTATGCCTCGGCGGACGGCGTCGAGAAGGGCGGCTATGTGCTGGGCGACAGCGAGGGCACGCCCGAGCTGATCCTGATCGCCACGGGCAGCGAATTGCCGCTGGCGGTGCAGGCGCACGAGAAACTGACGGCGGAGGGCGTGAAGTCCCGCGTCGTGTCGCTGCCGAGCTGGTATCTGTTCGAGAAGCAGGACAAGGCCTATCGCGACAGCGTGCTGCCTCCCGATGTCACCGCGCGTCTGGCGATCGAGCAGGCCGGATCGTTCGGCTGGGATCGCTATGTCGGCACGAAGGGCGAGACGATCACCATGTCCACCTTCGGAGCGTCGGCTCCCCTCGCGAAACTGCAGGAGAAGTTCGGCTTCACGCTGGACAATGTGTGCAAGGTCGCGCGCGGCCTGATCGGGTAA
- the rpiA gene encoding ribose-5-phosphate isomerase RpiA, producing MAAEAAVALVEAGMLVGLGTGTTAAHAITALGRRAAEGLAVRTVATSLATARAAEAVGLAVLDFADCAAVDLCIDGVDEIDPMLRAIKGGGGAMLREKIVASSATLNVAIADGSKRVAQVTRSVPVEILPFARSSVLAALGRLGGEAVLREGKRSDQGNLLADCRFADMGDLPALAASLSAVPGLLGHGIFLDEIDRLIVARDGLVERCDRPLPQMKA from the coding sequence ATGGCGGCCGAGGCCGCCGTGGCTCTGGTCGAAGCGGGGATGCTCGTAGGGCTCGGTACGGGCACCACCGCCGCGCACGCCATCACCGCGCTGGGACGGCGTGCGGCGGAGGGGCTGGCGGTGCGGACCGTGGCGACATCGCTCGCCACGGCGCGCGCGGCCGAGGCGGTGGGCCTCGCCGTGCTGGACTTCGCCGATTGCGCGGCGGTGGACCTGTGCATCGATGGCGTGGACGAGATCGATCCCATGCTGCGCGCGATCAAGGGCGGCGGCGGGGCGATGCTGCGCGAGAAGATCGTCGCCAGCTCGGCCACGCTGAACGTCGCGATCGCGGACGGATCTAAGCGGGTGGCGCAAGTGACGCGGTCCGTGCCCGTCGAGATTTTGCCGTTCGCGCGCTCCTCGGTTCTGGCCGCGCTGGGGCGGCTGGGGGGCGAGGCGGTGCTGCGCGAGGGGAAGCGCAGCGATCAAGGCAATCTGCTCGCCGACTGCCGCTTCGCCGACATGGGCGATCTGCCCGCGCTGGCGGCATCGCTTTCGGCCGTTCCGGGCCTGCTGGGGCACGGAATTTTCCTGGACGAGATCGATCGGCTGATCGTCGCGCGGGACGGACTCGTCGAGCGATGCGACCGGCCGTTGCCTCAGATGAAAGCATAG
- the zwf gene encoding glucose-6-phosphate dehydrogenase encodes MRKPPVAPLATFVIFGALGDLTRRLLAPALVNLVRDGLLTKGTKILGVAHTEGDDNSLRDVLGEYIDDKSDWPNMSANVHYRRGDFTQAETFAALAKELTGNVVFYLATSPGFFGQIVDHLGDAGLLDEKGGFRRVVIEKPFGTDLESARALNRQILARASEEQIYRIDHFLGKETVQNILVTRFGNALMDAVWNRRYIDYVEITAAEVVTVGTRGAFYDGTGALRDMVPNHLFQLLSLVCMEPPVSLSADAIRTEKAKVIAAVPPIPPEDAVRGRYAKGKIGKAKVPDYTAEPDVNPKGRTETYVALKVAVETWRWSGVPFYLRTGKAMSARDTEIVIHFRDAPLSLFPDAEGGKLPPNTLILQIQPNEGMTLDIAAKAPGPIVAPVPVSLDFLYASHFDIGHRTGYETLLYDVLIGDQTLFQRADQIEGGWAAVQPLLDAWGKKGKPEPYKAGSDGPEAAAALLERDGRAWHPIQ; translated from the coding sequence GTGAGGAAGCCGCCGGTCGCGCCGCTCGCCACCTTCGTCATTTTTGGAGCCCTGGGAGATCTCACGCGGCGCCTGCTGGCGCCCGCGCTCGTCAATCTGGTGCGGGACGGTCTGCTGACCAAGGGGACCAAGATCCTCGGCGTCGCGCATACCGAAGGCGACGATAACTCGCTGAGGGACGTCCTGGGCGAATATATCGACGACAAGAGCGACTGGCCGAACATGTCGGCCAATGTCCATTATCGGCGTGGCGACTTCACGCAGGCCGAGACGTTCGCGGCGCTGGCGAAGGAGCTGACGGGCAATGTCGTCTTCTATCTGGCGACGTCGCCCGGCTTCTTCGGACAGATCGTCGACCATCTCGGCGATGCCGGGTTGCTGGACGAGAAAGGCGGCTTCCGCCGCGTCGTGATCGAAAAGCCGTTCGGTACTGATCTGGAGTCGGCGCGCGCGCTCAACCGGCAGATATTGGCGCGCGCCTCGGAAGAGCAGATCTATCGGATCGATCACTTCCTGGGGAAGGAAACGGTCCAGAACATTCTCGTCACCCGCTTCGGCAACGCGCTGATGGATGCGGTGTGGAACCGGCGATATATCGATTATGTCGAGATCACCGCGGCCGAGGTGGTGACGGTCGGCACGCGCGGCGCCTTCTACGATGGCACCGGCGCGCTGCGCGACATGGTGCCCAACCATCTTTTCCAGCTCTTGTCGCTGGTCTGCATGGAGCCGCCGGTCAGCCTGTCGGCGGACGCCATCCGCACCGAAAAGGCCAAGGTGATCGCGGCGGTGCCTCCGATCCCGCCGGAGGATGCGGTGCGCGGCCGTTACGCCAAGGGGAAGATCGGCAAAGCCAAGGTCCCCGATTATACGGCCGAGCCCGACGTGAACCCCAAGGGCCGCACCGAAACCTATGTGGCGCTGAAGGTGGCGGTGGAGACGTGGCGCTGGTCCGGCGTGCCTTTCTATCTGCGCACGGGCAAGGCGATGTCGGCGCGCGATACCGAGATCGTGATCCACTTCCGCGATGCGCCGCTGTCGCTGTTCCCGGACGCCGAAGGCGGCAAGCTGCCGCCCAACACGTTGATCCTGCAGATCCAGCCCAATGAGGGCATGACGCTGGACATCGCGGCCAAGGCGCCGGGGCCGATCGTGGCGCCCGTGCCCGTCAGCCTCGATTTCCTGTATGCCAGCCACTTCGATATCGGCCACCGGACCGGCTACGAGACGTTGCTCTACGACGTGTTGATCGGAGACCAGACCTTGTTCCAGCGCGCCGACCAGATTGAGGGCGGCTGGGCGGCCGTGCAACCTCTGCTCGATGCGTGGGGCAAGAAGGGCAAGCCCGAGCCCTACAAGGCCGGAAGCGACGGACCCGAAGCGGCGGCGGCGCTGCTGGAGCGCGACGGCCGCGCGTGGCATCCCATTCAGTGA
- the gnd gene encoding phosphogluconate dehydrogenase (NAD(+)-dependent, decarboxylating), producing the protein MKLAMIGLGRMGAGIARRLMQHGHEIVGYDRDAGAVEKLAGDGATSATGLADVVAKLEAPRIFWVMLPAGGPTESTITELLGLVSPGDIIIDGGNTFYKDDIRRAKASAEKGIHYVDVGTSGGVWGLERGFCMMIGGDADTVTLLDPIFEALAPGVGTIAPTPGREGADPRPEKGYIHAGPAGAGHFVKMVHNGIEYGLMAAYAEGFDVLKGKTSEKLPEEERFEINLPDVAEVWRRGSVISSWLLDLGAIGLAKDHNLDQFTGNVADSGEGQWTIDAAMEEAVPAYVLSAALFARYRSRVEHTFGDKLLSAMRFGFGGHVEMPQ; encoded by the coding sequence ATGAAGCTGGCGATGATCGGGCTGGGGCGGATGGGCGCGGGCATCGCGCGGCGGCTGATGCAGCATGGGCACGAGATCGTCGGCTATGATCGGGATGCGGGCGCGGTGGAGAAACTGGCCGGAGACGGCGCCACTTCCGCCACCGGCTTGGCCGATGTCGTCGCCAAGCTGGAGGCGCCGCGCATCTTCTGGGTGATGCTGCCCGCCGGCGGGCCGACCGAAAGCACGATCACCGAACTGCTCGGCCTCGTCTCGCCGGGCGACATCATCATCGATGGCGGCAACACCTTCTACAAGGATGATATCCGCCGCGCGAAGGCCAGTGCCGAAAAGGGCATCCACTATGTCGACGTGGGCACGTCGGGCGGCGTGTGGGGGCTGGAGCGCGGCTTTTGCATGATGATCGGCGGCGACGCCGACACGGTAACCCTGCTCGATCCGATCTTCGAGGCGCTGGCGCCTGGCGTCGGCACGATCGCGCCCACGCCGGGCCGCGAGGGCGCCGATCCGCGCCCCGAGAAAGGCTACATCCATGCCGGACCGGCAGGCGCGGGCCATTTCGTGAAGATGGTCCACAACGGCATCGAATATGGCCTGATGGCGGCCTATGCCGAGGGCTTCGACGTGCTGAAGGGCAAGACATCCGAGAAGCTGCCCGAGGAGGAGCGCTTCGAGATCAACCTGCCCGATGTGGCCGAGGTGTGGCGGCGCGGCAGCGTGATCTCGTCCTGGCTGCTCGATCTGGGCGCCATCGGTCTGGCCAAGGATCACAATCTCGATCAGTTCACCGGCAACGTCGCGGACAGCGGCGAGGGCCAGTGGACGATCGACGCGGCGATGGAGGAGGCGGTGCCCGCCTACGTCCTCTCGGCCGCTCTGTTCGCGCGCTATCGCAGCCGGGTGGAGCATACGTTCGGCGACAAGCTCCTGTCCGCGATGCGCTTCGGGTTCGGCGGCCATGTCGAGATGCCGCAGTGA